In one Vibrio sp. YMD68 genomic region, the following are encoded:
- a CDS encoding O-antigen ligase family protein: protein MKVNINGPIDRSLSLEKGIIKYDVLITNIIIFSLISASLISSAAAFIFLLSGLFHCVKRYQYSLAACKECWPLFSFSVVAIMSTFWSETPASSLKSALQIFCTTLICVSLIYTVKKEVIITALTVSLITLMLYGLSSNNTVIISYTGEVVRIGHFGSKNNMSSFAAFSAMVGIGTLCLPAVRPYMKVLGSFCTLLSIVVFYYAKSLGTNLAFFTVLFIALAIFFYSTKNISIINRRIINPLIVGYLIVFILSVIYFFNFSYYENFMYSLGKDPTITGRTMIWQVGFNSIQDNPLLGVGYGAYWNINNPGAIEIWELMHKEVGALFGFHNLYIHYYVELGVFGFLSIALIVGSCLKQAYLRATHGMELFDVFIFILLLFFFAKSFVETTGFAQFHFSHFSLCLIWMTLNRKTFFDCGKKTIIVFEGKA from the coding sequence ATGAAAGTAAACATTAATGGCCCCATAGACCGAAGCCTTTCATTAGAAAAAGGAATTATAAAATATGATGTACTCATCACGAATATCATTATATTTTCATTAATATCGGCTTCATTAATTAGTTCAGCCGCTGCTTTCATTTTTCTATTGTCTGGATTATTCCATTGCGTGAAACGCTATCAGTATTCACTTGCGGCCTGCAAAGAATGCTGGCCTCTATTCTCTTTTTCAGTTGTTGCTATTATGTCAACATTTTGGTCAGAGACACCGGCGTCATCTTTGAAATCAGCGCTTCAAATATTTTGTACAACGCTAATTTGTGTTTCATTAATCTACACCGTAAAAAAAGAAGTCATTATTACTGCGCTTACGGTTAGCTTAATCACTTTAATGCTTTACGGATTGAGTTCGAATAACACCGTCATTATCTCGTATACAGGGGAGGTCGTCCGTATTGGACATTTTGGCAGTAAAAATAACATGTCAAGTTTTGCTGCTTTCTCAGCCATGGTAGGCATAGGTACGTTATGTTTACCCGCTGTGCGTCCCTATATGAAAGTACTCGGATCCTTTTGTACATTACTGTCAATCGTGGTTTTTTACTATGCTAAATCATTGGGAACCAACCTGGCTTTCTTCACTGTTTTATTCATCGCTTTGGCCATATTTTTTTATTCCACTAAAAATATATCAATCATAAATCGACGCATTATAAATCCACTCATTGTGGGGTATTTAATTGTATTCATTCTCAGTGTTATATATTTTTTCAACTTTAGTTACTACGAAAACTTTATGTACTCACTTGGTAAGGATCCGACCATAACTGGCAGGACAATGATTTGGCAAGTTGGCTTTAACTCTATTCAGGATAATCCTCTTTTGGGTGTAGGGTATGGTGCATACTGGAATATCAATAATCCAGGTGCGATCGAGATATGGGAATTAATGCACAAAGAAGTCGGTGCACTGTTTGGTTTTCACAATCTATACATTCATTATTACGTTGAGCTAGGAGTATTCGGCTTTCTGTCGATCGCCTTAATAGTTGGAAGTTGCTTAAAACAAGCCTATCTCAGAGCAACTCATGGAATGGAGTTGTTCGATGTGTTTATTTTCATACTACTCCTGTTTTTCTTTGCAAAGAGTTTCGTGGAAACAACTGGTTTTGCTCAGTTCCATTTTAGCCATTTTAGTCTTTGCCTTATTTGGATGACTCTAAACAGAAAAACTTTTTTTGATTGTGGAAAAAAAACAATCATCGTATTTGAGGGAAAAGCATGA
- a CDS encoding glycosyltransferase family 2 protein — protein sequence MEIKTLNTESSKDKNSPMVSVIITCYNYEKFIQTSIESVLNQNYPHIELIVVDDCSKDNSRALIMEYQDQLIPAFHEENKGHGGAFNTGYDTSSGDIVMFLDADDYLLPNSIEDALAQFPAQSGMCQYRMHLVDDQGSQFDIFPKKELHFDEGNKAKEKLLHCGQYQSTVTSGLLFKREYLDQVMPIPQESFRQGGDGYLVTLAPIFTTVSSSEYCLSAYRQHGLNHSAFSCQLTDRAKWLLDHNKMRHSALMNASKNKSLPLKNEFWFNDMVHLNQIMCLALFEPNNSFASTSRLKIVTKAMNSIKSQNLSTINRLILSMWWISISFSPRVIAKPLYSWRLLASSRPKFVQQASTFLRRL from the coding sequence ATGGAAATTAAGACATTAAATACCGAGTCTAGTAAAGACAAAAATAGCCCGATGGTCAGTGTCATTATTACTTGTTATAACTATGAAAAATTTATTCAAACCAGTATTGAAAGCGTACTTAATCAAAACTACCCCCATATAGAGCTGATCGTGGTGGATGATTGTTCAAAAGACAATTCACGTGCGCTAATTATGGAGTATCAAGACCAATTAATTCCTGCTTTTCATGAAGAAAACAAAGGCCATGGCGGTGCATTCAATACGGGCTATGATACTTCTAGTGGCGATATCGTTATGTTTCTTGATGCCGATGACTACCTACTACCTAACTCCATAGAAGACGCTTTAGCGCAATTTCCTGCACAAAGTGGTATGTGCCAGTATAGAATGCACCTTGTCGATGACCAAGGATCTCAGTTTGATATATTTCCAAAAAAAGAACTGCATTTTGATGAAGGGAATAAGGCAAAAGAAAAATTACTCCACTGTGGACAATATCAATCTACAGTTACATCTGGCTTACTATTTAAACGCGAATATCTAGATCAAGTGATGCCGATTCCACAAGAATCTTTTCGTCAAGGTGGGGATGGCTACTTAGTGACTCTAGCACCCATTTTTACAACGGTATCAAGCAGTGAATATTGTTTATCTGCATATAGACAACACGGACTCAATCATTCCGCATTTTCATGTCAATTAACTGATCGTGCAAAGTGGCTTCTAGATCATAACAAAATGCGACATTCTGCTCTTATGAACGCCAGCAAAAATAAATCACTACCACTAAAAAACGAGTTTTGGTTCAACGACATGGTTCATTTGAATCAAATCATGTGTTTGGCACTGTTCGAGCCCAACAATAGCTTTGCTTCTACATCCCGTCTCAAGATCGTCACAAAAGCGATGAATAGCATCAAAAGTCAGAACTTAAGTACAATAAATCGATTGATTTTATCCATGTGGTGGATTTCTATTTCTTTTTCTCCACGCGTTATTGCAAAGCCACTCTATTCATGGCGTTTATTAGCATCAAGTCGACCTAAATTTGTGCAACAAGCTTCGACCTTTTTAAGACGGTTGTAA
- a CDS encoding glycosyltransferase — protein sequence MNIDICICTYRRESLKKTLLSIQELKLNPEWRLRVIIADNDTIPSAKSLVSDFSDNSSLNINYLHAPKQNIAIARNACLEHSRNGWVAFVDDDEIVSRDWLIELFNTANNHNAEVVLGPVKADYPTSLAQSWMSRGKFHDTEPTYHEQTICSGYTCNVLINRANPVISALRFDLQFGRTGGEDTMFFEAIKDAKIPLYFSPHAWVYEPVPSARSNFRWLITRRFRFGQTHARLLLNTNDTLPYRAKHAALAFGKASACFVMAVANLFDQIKWRKWAIRGSLHIGVISRLIAQKDVELYGN from the coding sequence ATGAACATTGATATCTGTATCTGTACTTACCGCAGAGAATCTTTAAAAAAAACCTTGTTATCGATACAGGAATTGAAGCTGAACCCAGAATGGCGTTTGCGCGTTATTATCGCTGATAATGACACCATCCCAAGTGCAAAGTCACTCGTCTCTGATTTTTCAGATAATTCATCACTGAACATTAACTATCTGCACGCGCCAAAACAGAATATTGCGATTGCGCGAAATGCGTGCCTTGAACATAGTCGAAATGGATGGGTAGCGTTTGTTGATGATGACGAAATTGTCAGTAGAGATTGGCTGATAGAGCTATTTAATACCGCCAATAATCACAATGCAGAGGTCGTGTTAGGCCCAGTTAAAGCTGATTATCCGACGAGCTTAGCGCAGTCATGGATGTCGAGAGGAAAGTTCCATGATACAGAGCCGACATATCATGAACAAACCATTTGTTCTGGGTATACTTGCAACGTCTTAATCAATCGGGCAAATCCTGTCATATCCGCATTACGCTTTGATTTGCAGTTTGGTCGTACTGGTGGAGAAGACACCATGTTTTTTGAAGCTATTAAAGACGCAAAGATACCACTTTATTTTTCACCGCATGCATGGGTTTATGAGCCCGTTCCCAGTGCTCGCTCAAATTTTCGATGGCTAATAACTCGCCGATTTAGATTTGGCCAAACGCACGCAAGATTACTGTTAAATACGAACGACACATTACCTTATCGAGCGAAACACGCCGCTCTTGCATTTGGTAAAGCAAGCGCATGTTTCGTAATGGCTGTTGCAAATCTATTCGATCAGATTAAGTGGCGTAAGTGGGCAATAAGAGGCAGCCTTCACATTGGCGTTATTTCACGTCTCATTGCACAAAAGGATGTAGAACTCTATGGAAATTAA
- a CDS encoding sulfotransferase, with the protein MQLTSRELMCKTSYVLDHLIARTNDTTPILISGFWRSGTTWVQEVLAQSIGAKTLFEPLDPSSFLPLHDGCPVESSAHIPLFQDVFNTEDLRLLDLSFSGISPKRSGFNYLCRRSLSESLRKKVVIKLVRGQFLIPFLADRYALSTVLHISRHPMAVAYSMLRTNWKWHIKDVDFGQIYAKESQLELPHTQREIFGTLLSFRNETPERKIAALWALSERFAYEQEHVKGFKYESLLQNPISGFTEIANTINQPIIADIKSDKATVVSESDRTNIDMSTRLNSWQTKLTAQQQSDIKAVLMEIWPDVIDQWAL; encoded by the coding sequence ATGCAACTTACTTCTAGAGAACTCATGTGCAAAACAAGCTACGTGCTCGATCACTTAATTGCACGCACTAATGATACTACTCCCATATTGATTAGTGGTTTTTGGCGCAGCGGGACAACTTGGGTACAAGAGGTATTGGCGCAATCCATTGGAGCAAAAACTTTATTTGAACCATTGGATCCTAGCTCGTTTTTGCCTTTACATGACGGATGCCCTGTCGAATCCTCGGCGCATATCCCCCTATTTCAAGATGTATTTAATACTGAAGATTTAAGGTTACTGGATCTGTCCTTTTCCGGCATTAGCCCAAAACGATCTGGGTTCAACTATCTTTGCCGCAGATCTCTTAGTGAGTCTTTGCGAAAAAAAGTGGTGATTAAGCTAGTAAGAGGCCAGTTTCTCATTCCTTTTTTAGCAGATCGTTATGCTTTATCCACAGTCCTTCACATTAGCCGCCACCCAATGGCTGTGGCTTACAGCATGCTAAGAACAAACTGGAAATGGCATATCAAAGATGTCGATTTTGGGCAAATTTACGCTAAAGAATCTCAGCTCGAACTGCCTCATACCCAGCGAGAAATATTCGGTACCTTGTTATCATTTCGCAATGAGACACCAGAGCGAAAAATTGCCGCTCTATGGGCATTAAGTGAACGTTTTGCTTATGAGCAGGAACATGTAAAGGGATTTAAATACGAATCTTTATTACAAAATCCAATATCGGGGTTTACTGAAATCGCCAACACGATTAATCAACCTATTATTGCTGACATTAAATCGGATAAAGCAACGGTTGTCTCCGAATCTGACCGCACTAACATTGACATGTCTACTCGACTTAACTCTTGGCAAACCAAGCTTACAGCCCAGCAACAATCAGATATTAAGGCCGTTTTAATGGAAATATGGCCTGATGTAATAGATCAATGGGCACTTTAG
- a CDS encoding glycoside hydrolase family 16 protein has translation MNTSPLNRAINMFKTLSIISLLLFNTVISEASECDRQDYELVWADEFDYLGLPDDSRWNYEEGYVRNKELQYYQVKSLENTYVQNGMLTIEARRDSSTLKPYTSASITTENRATWKYGKIEVRASIPIASGTWPAIWMLGANIRQVYWPRSGEIDIMEHVGSNPNFIHGNAIYYDYETNANGSDSAHIAHDSVNSFNRYAIEWTQQHITYFINDKPFHQFDINTAGNKNNPFHKPFYLIINLALGGWGGELNDDFTSEKLKIDYVRVYQKFCHQ, from the coding sequence GTGAACACTTCCCCATTAAATCGAGCTATCAATATGTTCAAAACCTTAAGCATTATATCCCTATTGCTTTTCAATACTGTTATTTCTGAAGCGAGTGAATGTGATCGTCAAGACTACGAGTTAGTGTGGGCAGATGAATTTGACTATTTAGGACTCCCTGACGATAGTAGATGGAACTACGAGGAAGGATATGTTCGAAATAAAGAGCTTCAATATTATCAAGTTAAGTCGTTGGAAAATACCTATGTTCAAAATGGCATGCTAACCATTGAAGCAAGGCGCGATTCATCCACTCTGAAACCCTACACCTCTGCTAGTATAACCACCGAAAACAGGGCGACTTGGAAGTATGGCAAAATAGAAGTACGTGCAAGCATACCTATCGCTTCAGGTACCTGGCCTGCAATATGGATGCTTGGTGCGAACATAAGGCAAGTCTATTGGCCAAGGAGTGGGGAAATAGACATCATGGAGCATGTTGGCAGTAACCCTAACTTTATTCATGGCAATGCCATTTATTATGATTATGAGACGAATGCGAATGGAAGTGATAGTGCACATATTGCGCACGATTCAGTGAATTCGTTTAACCGGTACGCAATTGAATGGACACAGCAACACATTACATATTTCATCAATGATAAACCATTTCACCAATTCGATATCAACACCGCAGGCAACAAAAATAACCCTTTCCATAAACCATTCTATCTCATCATTAACCTAGCCCTTGGGGGGTGGGGAGGAGAATTGAATGATGATTTCACCTCAGAAAAACTAAAGATCGATTACGTTAGGGTCTACCAAAAATTCTGTCATCAATAA
- a CDS encoding calcium-binding protein → MFQHIYDVLEEAKTLTDTSASTNQNDTIVTGQENTTVFAKHGDDVIFSGAGDDILSGNTGDDIIDGNAGDDIIVGGVGEDTLRGGAGNDQLVASVDDKMVAGGNGFDTVYMRAEEGDDNFFDLVTQARSVEAIVGYGTEDVFANVSLSNILFQSQDDGNEETPDTDNTFIAVGLEGLSLEGIWRFLEDGELNFTSEDITGEQEQAYIEMLGLSYVPDGVLDLHAYTFGEGENAVTIVTDLSADDITVGNESLAEMSDMMPV, encoded by the coding sequence ATGTTTCAACATATTTACGACGTTTTAGAAGAAGCTAAAACTCTTACTGACACTTCTGCAAGCACAAACCAAAACGATACCATCGTAACAGGACAAGAAAACACAACCGTTTTTGCTAAACATGGTGATGACGTTATCTTTAGTGGTGCGGGCGATGACATCCTATCTGGCAATACTGGCGATGATATTATCGATGGAAATGCAGGCGATGACATAATTGTTGGTGGTGTAGGAGAAGATACACTGAGAGGTGGTGCCGGTAACGACCAACTCGTTGCAAGTGTTGATGATAAAATGGTTGCCGGTGGTAATGGCTTTGACACTGTTTACATGCGCGCCGAAGAGGGTGATGACAACTTTTTCGACTTGGTTACTCAAGCTCGATCAGTGGAAGCCATTGTAGGCTACGGTACCGAAGACGTTTTCGCTAATGTCAGCCTTTCAAATATTCTGTTTCAATCTCAAGATGATGGTAACGAAGAGACGCCAGATACAGATAACACATTCATCGCTGTTGGGTTGGAAGGTTTATCACTAGAGGGGATTTGGCGATTCCTAGAAGACGGCGAACTGAACTTCACATCAGAAGACATTACGGGCGAGCAAGAGCAAGCTTATATCGAGATGCTTGGTCTATCATACGTACCTGACGGTGTACTTGATCTGCATGCATATACCTTCGGTGAAGGTGAAAATGCCGTCACTATTGTTACTGATCTATCGGCAGATGACATCACTGTAGGTAATGAGTCACTCGCAGAAATGTCAGACATGATGCCTGTATAA
- a CDS encoding oligosaccharide flippase family protein, with translation MSLNKRAVTINALWHSAASLFSTGIRFLTIPILVRILSPEDFGNVALAMAVLMFISTVLGNGGAVDTIVYFTKKRPHIFSTLFWFNLAVGLLLGCIVYVASPALTVWLNAPDALPYIEALCVLFPLLMIQSVYQGRLIAKMKFGYIAKISAIASTSATTLAVILAFSGFGAWSLVIQHILMHLIQTISFISASDIKPTRIFDLPTLRAFLPFYYKTSAYNTVMWAGDQAPLLLTSKVSGAANTGIYNMMSRTSSLPREVFGQGFMMSFFSGLSDSNAEKESQSSQQNSLFWAIKLNLIILGSIYALATVLAEPITGLLLGKKFAPHWEVFQWLCIGMLFTSSTGGFIGFLKGTGKIGLMTVLSILRTGLIVLSTALMWFTQSTVEAIAIGFAFANIILTVAYFIVMLTILKFEFRALINSIGRSIIVLISSTLLTDIAYQFIHQRFPMHDFISIIYGGFIFLTFYGLFSLIFSREDTINLSKTVQYQLTHKLGR, from the coding sequence GTGTCACTAAATAAGAGAGCAGTTACCATCAATGCACTTTGGCACTCCGCCGCAAGTTTATTTTCCACTGGCATTCGATTTCTGACCATCCCAATATTGGTTAGAATTCTCAGCCCTGAAGATTTTGGGAACGTCGCCTTAGCTATGGCTGTTTTAATGTTTATTAGTACCGTTCTGGGAAACGGTGGCGCAGTCGATACCATTGTCTATTTTACTAAAAAACGACCACACATCTTTTCGACCTTATTCTGGTTTAACTTGGCTGTAGGTCTGTTGCTTGGCTGCATTGTTTACGTCGCATCGCCGGCTCTCACTGTTTGGCTAAATGCTCCCGATGCTCTGCCCTATATAGAAGCATTATGTGTTCTTTTTCCATTACTAATGATTCAGTCGGTTTACCAAGGCCGTCTAATTGCGAAAATGAAATTTGGGTATATCGCAAAGATCAGTGCCATCGCTTCCACAAGTGCTACAACACTTGCCGTTATCTTAGCCTTTTCCGGTTTTGGCGCATGGAGCTTGGTGATCCAGCATATATTAATGCACCTGATTCAAACCATTTCCTTTATTAGTGCATCAGATATCAAACCGACACGAATATTTGATCTTCCGACTCTAAGAGCTTTTTTACCTTTTTATTATAAAACATCAGCCTATAACACTGTCATGTGGGCGGGCGATCAAGCTCCGCTGTTACTAACATCCAAAGTATCTGGCGCAGCAAATACCGGCATATATAACATGATGAGCCGAACATCTTCATTACCAAGAGAAGTATTTGGTCAAGGGTTTATGATGTCGTTTTTTTCTGGTTTGTCTGACAGTAATGCTGAGAAAGAAAGTCAATCTAGTCAACAAAACAGCTTGTTTTGGGCAATCAAGTTAAACTTAATTATTCTAGGCAGTATTTACGCACTCGCCACAGTGTTAGCCGAACCAATTACAGGTTTGCTACTGGGCAAAAAATTCGCCCCACACTGGGAAGTGTTTCAATGGCTTTGTATTGGCATGCTATTTACTAGCTCAACGGGCGGCTTTATTGGCTTTCTCAAAGGGACTGGGAAAATAGGCCTAATGACAGTACTAAGCATTCTCCGCACAGGGTTAATCGTCCTGTCCACTGCGTTGATGTGGTTTACCCAATCCACCGTTGAAGCCATTGCGATCGGATTTGCCTTTGCCAACATTATACTCACCGTTGCTTATTTCATCGTTATGCTCACGATACTAAAATTTGAATTCAGAGCGTTAATAAACAGCATTGGACGCTCAATTATCGTGTTAATTTCAAGCACACTTTTGACTGATATAGCGTATCAATTTATACACCAGCGATTCCCTATGCATGACTTCATTTCGATTATCTATGGTGGATTTATATTCCTTACCTTTTATGGCTTATTTAGTTTAATTTTTTCTAGAGAAGACACCATAAATCTTTCTAAAACAGTTCAATATCAATTAACTCACAAGCTAGGACGATAA
- a CDS encoding glycosyltransferase family 2 protein codes for MNSDQHGILVVIPCLNEEDYIQEIVAFCHQETLGSSSHIVVADGGSSDNTLLILKQLSMKMPNLTILENHKKIQSVGVNLAVERFGHDFDYFVRIDVHASYPSQYISTLLDEAKTHNADSVVVSMDTQGKNPVQSLIALAQNSPLGNGGSSHRNTQNSGKWVEHGHHALMSTDAFLSVGGYDESFSHNEDAELDARLTKAGFKIWLTNATNLIYYPRSQLIPLAKQYAGYGKGRCQNLLKHQEKPRLRQWVPVFVFPCLLLAILSVFHWVFAIPALTWFFATLLAGAIIAAKSSTTLTTLKYAVWLPAMIMHLAWSYGFCMQLSKHVLQPKNKREVSHEH; via the coding sequence ATGAATTCTGACCAACATGGTATCCTGGTCGTCATCCCGTGCCTAAACGAAGAAGACTACATTCAAGAAATTGTAGCATTTTGTCACCAAGAAACTCTCGGTTCTTCTTCTCATATTGTGGTGGCTGATGGCGGTAGTAGCGATAATACGTTACTTATTTTAAAGCAACTTTCTATGAAAATGCCTAACCTAACCATTCTTGAGAACCATAAAAAAATACAAAGTGTCGGGGTTAACCTCGCTGTTGAGCGGTTTGGGCATGACTTTGACTATTTCGTTCGCATTGATGTGCACGCTAGCTACCCAAGCCAGTATATATCGACGCTTTTAGATGAAGCTAAAACACATAACGCCGATTCAGTCGTCGTTTCTATGGATACACAAGGGAAAAACCCAGTTCAGTCATTAATCGCACTAGCTCAAAATTCTCCCCTTGGCAACGGCGGTTCAAGCCACCGAAATACACAAAATTCGGGGAAATGGGTCGAGCATGGTCATCACGCCCTGATGAGTACAGACGCATTTTTGTCTGTTGGCGGTTACGACGAGTCATTTTCTCACAATGAAGATGCCGAGTTAGATGCTCGTCTGACTAAAGCTGGCTTTAAGATATGGCTGACCAATGCGACTAACCTCATTTATTATCCTCGTAGCCAATTGATACCGCTTGCCAAACAATACGCAGGTTATGGGAAAGGCCGTTGCCAAAATCTATTAAAGCATCAAGAAAAACCTCGTCTTCGTCAATGGGTTCCTGTTTTTGTATTTCCATGCTTACTTCTTGCCATTCTTAGCGTTTTTCATTGGGTTTTTGCAATACCTGCTCTGACTTGGTTTTTTGCCACGTTACTTGCTGGAGCCATCATTGCAGCAAAAAGCTCGACAACGCTTACCACACTAAAGTATGCCGTTTGGCTTCCTGCCATGATCATGCATTTGGCTTGGTCGTATGGCTTTTGCATGCAACTTAGCAAACATGTTCTTCAACCTAAAAATAAGCGCGAAGTTAGCCATGAACATTGA